A portion of the Streptomyces platensis genome contains these proteins:
- a CDS encoding multidrug effflux MFS transporter: MTEPGTAETQDLPAIAERGAAAAPAASRRTSLLVTLVLGGLTAVPPLSMDMYLPALPQVTAALHSPAATVQLTLTTCLAGMALGQMIVGPMSDKWGRRRPLLAGMVIYILATALCAIATSAELLIAFRLLQGLAGAAGIVIARAVVRDLYDGVAMARFFSTLMLISGVAPVVAPLIGGQILRLTDWRGVFVVLTAVGVALTLLVWRKLDETLPPARRHSGGLGQTLRTMRDLLADRVFSGYVLVGAFAFAALFAYISASPFVIQEIYGASPQTFSLLFGINSVGLVVLGQINGKLLVGRVGLDKVLGTGLALTALAATSLLLMSAGVFGPVGLVPMAAGLFVLMASMGLVMPSTNTLALLRTPHAAGSASALLGTSTFLLGSVASPLVGIAGERTAVPMALVQLSCAVLALVSFLGMCRPWQRRGESNGSTAGERTRL; encoded by the coding sequence ATGACGGAGCCCGGCACGGCCGAGACCCAGGACCTTCCCGCCATAGCCGAGCGGGGCGCGGCAGCAGCACCGGCCGCGTCCCGCCGCACCAGCCTCCTCGTCACCCTCGTCCTCGGCGGTCTCACGGCGGTCCCGCCGCTCTCCATGGACATGTACCTCCCGGCCCTGCCGCAGGTCACCGCCGCCCTGCACAGCCCGGCCGCCACCGTCCAGCTCACCCTCACCACGTGCCTGGCGGGCATGGCGCTGGGGCAGATGATCGTCGGCCCGATGAGCGACAAGTGGGGCCGCCGCCGCCCGCTGCTGGCCGGCATGGTGATCTACATCCTGGCGACCGCCCTTTGTGCCATCGCCACCAGCGCCGAACTCCTCATCGCCTTCCGCCTGTTGCAGGGCCTGGCGGGCGCGGCCGGCATCGTCATCGCGCGGGCGGTGGTCCGCGATCTGTACGACGGTGTGGCGATGGCCCGGTTCTTCTCCACCCTGATGCTGATCTCCGGGGTGGCGCCGGTCGTCGCCCCGCTCATCGGCGGCCAGATCCTCCGGCTCACCGACTGGCGCGGCGTCTTCGTCGTCCTCACCGCCGTCGGGGTGGCACTCACCCTCCTGGTGTGGCGCAAGCTCGACGAGACCCTGCCGCCCGCGCGCCGGCACTCCGGCGGCCTCGGCCAGACCCTGCGCACCATGCGCGATCTGCTCGCCGACCGGGTCTTCTCCGGCTACGTCCTCGTCGGCGCCTTCGCCTTCGCCGCCCTCTTCGCCTATATCTCCGCCTCGCCGTTCGTGATCCAGGAGATCTACGGCGCCTCCCCGCAGACCTTCAGCCTGCTCTTCGGCATCAACTCCGTCGGCCTGGTGGTCCTCGGCCAGATCAACGGCAAGCTGCTGGTCGGCCGGGTCGGCCTGGACAAGGTGCTCGGCACCGGCCTGGCGCTGACCGCGCTCGCCGCGACCTCGCTGCTCCTGATGTCCGCCGGGGTCTTCGGTCCGGTCGGTCTGGTGCCGATGGCCGCCGGCCTCTTCGTCCTGATGGCCTCGATGGGCCTGGTCATGCCGAGCACCAACACCCTGGCGCTGCTGCGCACCCCGCACGCGGCCGGCTCCGCCTCCGCGCTGCTTGGCACCTCCACCTTCCTCCTCGGCTCGGTGGCCTCCCCGCTGGTGGGGATCGCGGGCGAGCGGACCGCCGTGCCGATGGCCCTCGTTCAGCTCTCCTGCGCCGTGTTGGCGCTCGTGAGCTTCCTGGGAATGTGCCGCCCGTGGCAGCGTAGGGGGGAGAGCAACGGGAGCACGGCAGGCGAGAGGACCAGGCTCTGA
- a CDS encoding alkaline phosphatase D family protein — translation MTHHAPHEQEIRAAAAHFGRRRFLTTTGAAAALAFATNLPGAGAAYAAEADARKITENPFTLGVASGDPQPGSVVLWTRLAPRPYEPGNGMPDARVTVRWEVAYDEHFKRLAGQGRADAHPEFNHSVHIEPTGLAPDRVYYYRFRAGSWISPVGRTRTAPTQSARISDLKLAAVSCQAYHDGYFTAYRHLAEEDLDVVFHLGDYLYEYPVGANGGARNYTDRTLPAVFNRETVTLEDYRLRYALYKSDPDLQAAHAAHPFIVTWDDHEVENNYASDISEDHLPPAEFLVRRAAAYRAYWENQPLRRPQRPQGADCRLYRRLQYGQLAQFDILDTRQYRSDQAYGDGWHAPGPESLDPARTLTGAAQERWLTDGWRQSSARWNVLPQQVTFSERRNATGPGYQLSMDAWDGYAASRDRVLAGAESAGVDNLVVLTGDVHVHYAFDIKKDFKDPGSRTAGVEFVTTSIASGKNGADKPANWDTYLAANPHLKFYNGRRGYLTVTLDQDTARADYRTVSAVTTPGAPVRTAASFVSEAGDPGLKPA, via the coding sequence ATGACTCACCACGCACCGCACGAGCAGGAGATCCGGGCCGCGGCCGCACACTTCGGCCGCCGCCGCTTCCTCACCACCACCGGGGCCGCCGCCGCGCTCGCCTTCGCGACCAACCTGCCGGGTGCGGGCGCCGCCTACGCCGCCGAGGCCGATGCGCGGAAGATCACCGAGAACCCCTTCACGCTGGGCGTCGCCTCCGGTGACCCGCAGCCGGGCTCCGTCGTGCTGTGGACCCGTCTCGCCCCGCGGCCGTACGAGCCCGGCAACGGAATGCCGGACGCCAGGGTCACGGTCCGCTGGGAAGTCGCCTACGACGAGCACTTCAAGCGGCTGGCCGGCCAGGGCCGCGCCGACGCCCACCCGGAGTTCAACCACTCCGTGCACATCGAGCCCACCGGTCTCGCGCCCGACCGTGTCTACTACTACCGCTTCCGTGCCGGCAGCTGGATCAGCCCGGTCGGCCGCACCCGCACCGCGCCCACCCAAAGCGCCCGGATCTCCGATCTGAAGCTCGCCGCGGTCTCCTGCCAGGCCTACCACGACGGCTACTTCACGGCCTACCGCCACTTGGCCGAGGAGGACCTCGACGTGGTCTTCCACCTCGGTGACTACCTCTACGAGTACCCGGTGGGCGCGAACGGCGGCGCCCGCAACTACACCGACCGCACGCTGCCCGCGGTCTTCAACCGCGAGACGGTCACGCTGGAGGACTACCGGCTGCGCTACGCCCTCTACAAGTCCGACCCGGACCTCCAGGCCGCGCACGCCGCGCACCCCTTCATCGTCACCTGGGACGACCACGAGGTGGAGAACAACTACGCCTCCGACATCAGCGAGGACCACCTCCCGCCCGCCGAGTTCCTCGTCCGCCGGGCCGCCGCCTACCGCGCGTACTGGGAGAACCAGCCGCTGCGCCGCCCGCAGCGGCCCCAGGGTGCCGACTGCCGGCTCTACCGCCGCCTCCAGTACGGGCAGCTCGCCCAGTTCGACATCCTCGACACCCGCCAGTACCGCTCCGACCAGGCCTACGGCGACGGCTGGCACGCCCCGGGCCCGGAGTCCCTGGACCCCGCGCGCACCCTGACCGGCGCCGCCCAGGAGCGCTGGCTGACCGACGGCTGGCGGCAGTCCTCCGCCCGCTGGAACGTGCTGCCGCAGCAGGTCACGTTCTCCGAGCGGCGCAACGCCACCGGCCCCGGCTACCAGCTGAGCATGGACGCCTGGGACGGCTACGCGGCCTCCCGCGACCGGGTGCTGGCCGGTGCCGAGTCGGCGGGTGTGGACAACCTCGTCGTCCTCACCGGCGATGTGCACGTCCACTACGCCTTCGACATCAAGAAGGACTTCAAGGACCCCGGCTCGCGCACCGCGGGGGTGGAGTTCGTCACCACCTCGATCGCCAGCGGCAAGAACGGCGCGGACAAACCGGCCAACTGGGACACCTACCTGGCCGCCAACCCGCACCTGAAGTTCTACAACGGCCGCCGCGGCTACCTCACCGTCACCCTCGACCAGGACACCGCCCGCGCCGACTACCGCACGGTGTCCGCCGTCACCACCCCCGGGGCGCCGGTGCGCACTGCCGCCTCGTTCGTCTCGGAAGCGGGCGATCCGGGCCTGAAGCCGGCCTGA
- a CDS encoding DUF4429 domain-containing protein: MAELMVRDGTWTFDGDAVRIVPGRERGVHKLRQDLGEFTVPLAALAGIALEPARKGGRLRLRLREGADPLLQVTGGGLPDEANPYRLTVDAGRVEVAEYFVDTVRQALMLEQIPDGPADRYLLPGPSVPLSAAGVDGVATFDGERVHLEWRWNTSETKRDWGPRNFTLGALEAVEWRAAAGLESGYLRFRPRGATERLKPEHDPNSIELWGFKKESGTTALLAAAVAARLPHPSAGTGKALPTAAPAAPLTPAAPLGPAAPRASAAPAEDHDALLRRLRELGELHRDGILTEEEFTATKAAVLRRFHTGG, from the coding sequence ATGGCTGAACTGATGGTGCGCGACGGCACCTGGACCTTCGACGGCGACGCCGTGCGCATCGTGCCGGGCCGCGAACGCGGGGTGCACAAACTGCGCCAGGATCTCGGGGAGTTCACGGTGCCGCTGGCCGCGCTGGCCGGGATCGCCCTCGAACCGGCCCGTAAGGGCGGCCGGCTGCGACTGCGGCTGCGGGAAGGCGCGGACCCGCTGCTTCAGGTCACCGGCGGCGGTCTGCCGGACGAGGCGAACCCGTACCGGCTGACCGTCGACGCCGGACGGGTCGAGGTCGCCGAGTACTTCGTCGACACCGTACGCCAGGCCCTGATGCTGGAGCAGATACCGGACGGGCCCGCCGACCGCTATCTGCTGCCCGGCCCGTCCGTACCGCTGTCGGCCGCCGGGGTGGACGGTGTCGCCACCTTCGACGGCGAACGGGTGCACCTCGAATGGCGCTGGAACACCAGCGAGACCAAACGGGACTGGGGCCCGCGGAACTTCACGCTCGGCGCGCTGGAGGCGGTGGAGTGGCGGGCCGCAGCCGGTCTGGAGTCCGGCTATCTCCGGTTCCGGCCGCGGGGCGCGACGGAGCGGCTCAAGCCGGAGCACGACCCCAACTCCATCGAGCTGTGGGGCTTCAAGAAGGAGAGCGGCACCACGGCGCTGCTGGCGGCCGCGGTCGCGGCGCGGCTGCCGCACCCGTCGGCCGGTACGGGCAAGGCCCTGCCGACGGCGGCCCCGGCCGCGCCGCTCACGCCGGCCGCACCGCTCGGCCCGGCCGCACCCCGGGCGTCCGCCGCCCCCGCCGAGGACCATGACGCCCTGCTGCGGCGGCTGCGCGAACTGGGCGAGCTGCACCGCGACGGCATCCTCACCGAGGAGGAGTTCACCGCCACCAAAGCGGCGGTCCTGCGGCGCTTCCACACCGGCGGCTGA
- a CDS encoding SDR family oxidoreductase yields the protein MARAGQVGGTATAPRPTLPAPTSRGGQSTQTAPAAQEARQGGAAHRQVAVVTGAGSGIGRAVALALIAAGWTVVLAGRRAEALAETSRLAGPAGPDGPAIMTMPTDVTRPEQVDALFAAVHERFGQLDLLFNNAGTFGRAVPLEELEYDDWRAVVDVNLTGSFLCAQAAFRTMKAQEPQGGRIINNGSVSAHTPRPHSLAYTATKHAMTGLTKSLSLDGRPYHIACGQIDIGNAATEMTGRMQTGILQANGQMAVEPVMDATDVARTVVHMAALPLSANVQFATVMATNMPYIGRG from the coding sequence ATGGCACGGGCCGGGCAGGTGGGCGGTACGGCGACCGCGCCCCGGCCCACCCTGCCGGCCCCGACCTCGCGGGGCGGGCAGAGCACCCAGACGGCCCCGGCCGCACAGGAGGCACGGCAGGGCGGGGCGGCGCACCGCCAGGTCGCCGTGGTCACCGGCGCCGGGTCCGGCATCGGGCGGGCGGTCGCCCTCGCGCTGATCGCCGCCGGCTGGACGGTGGTGCTGGCCGGGCGGCGCGCGGAGGCGCTGGCGGAGACCTCCCGGCTGGCGGGCCCGGCGGGTCCGGACGGCCCCGCGATCATGACGATGCCGACCGATGTCACCCGCCCCGAGCAGGTCGACGCCCTGTTCGCCGCCGTCCACGAGCGGTTCGGGCAGCTGGATCTGCTCTTCAACAACGCGGGCACCTTCGGCCGCGCGGTGCCCCTGGAGGAGCTGGAGTACGACGACTGGCGCGCGGTCGTCGACGTCAACCTCACCGGATCCTTCCTCTGCGCCCAGGCCGCCTTCCGCACCATGAAGGCCCAGGAACCGCAGGGCGGACGGATCATCAACAACGGCTCGGTCTCCGCCCACACCCCGCGCCCGCACTCCCTCGCCTACACCGCCACCAAGCACGCGATGACCGGCCTGACCAAGTCGCTCTCCCTGGACGGCCGTCCGTACCACATCGCCTGCGGCCAGATCGACATCGGCAACGCGGCCACCGAGATGACCGGCCGGATGCAGACCGGCATTCTCCAGGCGAACGGTCAGATGGCGGTCGAGCCGGTGATGGACGCGACGGATGTCGCCCGCACGGTCGTGCACATGGCCGCACTGCCGCTGTCGGCCAATGTGCAGTTCGCGACGGTGATGGCCACCAACATGCCGTACATCGGGCGCGGTTGA
- a CDS encoding helix-turn-helix transcriptional regulator has product MVYADWGDPQRTLAVVKGLVRAPLKEVLATLSAALADLVPHEALVMLTGDCPKSANWGYGDVELTGDVTTAELATLATHVDVGKPWWGQASLAGAARPVLAVASAPPGSAGALLAVVVSAEGAPGPEVLALVQQLWDLATGRVVELLPGAMPVDMAAPWIARSERARAVADVTDAHAATLTALLGVLRSRTLPDDAARRTATDVAVAALVELRATDEDAQLPPEESLQDAFGRLTDMLSLLSRHGDVALEYSAPGSPQRLIPSDIARAARTTARGTVLTMLEQGGVERIRVSWDAEDAELRTVIRDDGPGTLAAEALAVHRLTDRVGALGGTLTVDAVPAWGTIVTVRLPLAAPDVPGSDPLGDLHPRELDVLRHLVHGHRNRAIADALHISEHTVKFHVGRILRKLDVRSRGEAAALARAAGFPPGVSLTQ; this is encoded by the coding sequence ATGGTGTATGCGGACTGGGGGGACCCGCAGCGCACGTTGGCTGTGGTGAAGGGGCTGGTGCGGGCGCCTCTGAAGGAGGTTCTGGCCACGTTGTCGGCCGCGTTGGCCGATCTCGTGCCGCACGAGGCCCTGGTGATGCTCACCGGGGACTGCCCCAAGTCGGCCAACTGGGGTTATGGGGATGTGGAGTTGACCGGGGACGTCACCACCGCCGAGCTGGCGACGCTGGCCACCCATGTCGATGTCGGGAAGCCGTGGTGGGGGCAGGCCTCGCTGGCCGGGGCGGCGCGGCCGGTGCTGGCCGTGGCGTCGGCGCCGCCCGGGTCGGCGGGGGCGCTGTTGGCCGTGGTGGTCTCGGCGGAGGGTGCGCCGGGGCCGGAGGTGCTGGCGCTGGTTCAGCAGTTGTGGGACCTGGCCACCGGGCGGGTCGTCGAACTGCTGCCGGGGGCGATGCCGGTCGACATGGCCGCTCCGTGGATCGCCAGGAGTGAGCGGGCCCGGGCCGTGGCCGATGTGACCGATGCGCATGCCGCCACCCTCACCGCCCTGCTCGGCGTCCTGCGCAGCCGCACGCTGCCGGACGACGCCGCCCGGCGGACCGCCACCGATGTCGCGGTCGCCGCGCTGGTGGAGCTGCGGGCCACCGACGAGGACGCACAACTACCGCCCGAGGAGAGCCTCCAGGACGCCTTCGGGCGGCTGACGGACATGCTCAGCCTGCTCTCCCGGCACGGCGACGTCGCGCTGGAGTACTCCGCGCCCGGCAGTCCGCAGCGGCTGATTCCCTCGGACATCGCGCGCGCCGCACGCACCACCGCGCGCGGCACCGTGCTGACGATGCTGGAGCAGGGCGGGGTCGAGCGTATCCGCGTGAGCTGGGACGCCGAGGACGCCGAACTGCGCACGGTGATCCGTGACGACGGTCCGGGGACGCTCGCCGCGGAGGCCCTGGCCGTCCACCGGCTCACCGACCGGGTCGGCGCGCTGGGCGGGACGCTGACGGTGGACGCGGTGCCGGCGTGGGGCACCATCGTCACCGTGCGGCTGCCGCTGGCGGCGCCGGACGTCCCGGGCAGCGATCCGCTGGGCGACCTCCACCCCCGGGAGCTGGACGTCCTGCGCCACCTGGTCCACGGGCACCGGAACCGGGCGATCGCCGACGCGCTGCACATCAGCGAACACACCGTGAAGTTCCATGTGGGCCGGATCCTCAGGAAGCTCGATGTGCGGTCCCGCGGCGAGGCGGCGGCACTGGCCCGCGCGGCAGGCTTTCCGCCCGGGGTGTCGCTGACGCAGTAG
- a CDS encoding NADP-dependent oxidoreductase, whose amino-acid sequence MRAVTQRSFGGPEVLELTETDRPRPLLNEVLVRVRAAGVNPIDALVRSGAIPLLGEPPFVVGWDVAGTVEEVASGVTRFAVGDEVFGMPLMPRAAGGYADYLTAPSRQLARKPAALDHPHAAALPLAGLTAWQALVDAAGVGAGRRVLVHAGGGGVGHLAIQIAKARGAEVLTTASAAKAGFVRTLGADEVLDYRTTDFADAAREVDVVLDTVGGDTALRSLDVLRPGGTLVTIVEMHNAALARKAADRGLRCLGVTAEPDPVGLAALADLADTGALRVHLAHTLPLSDAAQAHRLIDSGTTMGKVVLTT is encoded by the coding sequence ATGCGCGCCGTCACCCAGCGGTCGTTCGGCGGACCGGAGGTGCTGGAGCTGACCGAGACCGACCGCCCGCGGCCCCTGCTCAACGAGGTCCTGGTGCGGGTGCGGGCGGCCGGGGTCAACCCCATCGACGCCCTTGTCCGCTCCGGCGCCATCCCGCTCCTGGGCGAACCGCCGTTCGTCGTCGGCTGGGACGTCGCCGGCACGGTCGAGGAGGTCGCGTCCGGGGTGACCCGGTTCGCCGTCGGCGACGAGGTCTTCGGCATGCCGCTCATGCCGCGCGCCGCGGGCGGCTACGCCGACTACCTCACGGCGCCCTCCCGCCAACTGGCCCGCAAACCGGCGGCGTTGGACCACCCGCACGCCGCCGCCCTGCCGCTCGCCGGGCTGACCGCCTGGCAGGCGCTGGTGGACGCGGCCGGCGTCGGCGCGGGCCGGCGGGTCCTGGTCCACGCCGGCGGGGGCGGCGTCGGCCACCTCGCGATCCAGATAGCCAAGGCCCGCGGGGCCGAGGTCCTCACCACCGCCAGCGCCGCCAAGGCCGGCTTCGTGCGCACGCTGGGCGCCGACGAGGTGCTCGACTACCGCACCACGGACTTCGCGGACGCCGCCCGGGAGGTGGACGTCGTCCTCGACACCGTGGGCGGTGACACCGCACTGCGTTCCCTGGACGTCCTGCGGCCCGGCGGCACCCTGGTCACCATCGTCGAGATGCACAACGCGGCGCTGGCGCGGAAGGCGGCCGACCGCGGACTGCGGTGCCTGGGTGTCACCGCCGAGCCGGACCCCGTGGGCCTCGCGGCGCTGGCGGACCTGGCGGACACCGGCGCGCTGCGGGTCCACCTGGCGCACACGCTGCCGCTGTCCGACGCCGCACAAGCCCACCGGCTCATCGACTCGGGCACCACCATGGGCAAGGTCGTCCTCACCACCTGA
- a CDS encoding nuclear transport factor 2 family protein: MQTDSLKANKELVSEFIRVFYNDKDFDRARTMLTEDFTNHHPGAGVGPDRTVDSFREHAATPFPDFSLTIQRMIAEDDQVWTHGVVRVSPDAPPVIVVDLWRIEDGRLAEHWDVGQAVPEGSTLDEMIADTR, translated from the coding sequence ATGCAGACCGACTCCCTGAAGGCGAACAAGGAACTCGTCTCCGAGTTCATCCGCGTCTTCTACAACGACAAGGACTTCGACCGGGCGCGCACCATGCTCACCGAGGACTTCACCAACCACCACCCGGGCGCCGGGGTCGGCCCCGACCGGACCGTCGACAGCTTCCGGGAGCACGCCGCCACGCCCTTCCCCGACTTCTCCCTGACCATCCAGCGCATGATCGCCGAGGACGACCAGGTGTGGACCCACGGCGTCGTCCGGGTCTCCCCGGACGCTCCGCCGGTGATCGTGGTGGACCTGTGGCGGATCGAGGACGGCAGGCTCGCCGAGCACTGGGACGTCGGACAGGCCGTCCCCGAAGGCTCCACCCTCGACGAGATGATCGCGGACACCCGGTGA
- a CDS encoding methyltransferase, whose protein sequence is MTRPVPTPDRLLELGMGFQASKALLSAIELGVFTELAKGPADGPALRERLGLHPRAAADFFDTLVALGLLRRAEGVYRNADDADAFLDRDKPAYAHLGGLLEMANSRLYGIYHHLTDTLRTGLPHDESSASELDTYDALYADPARLKQFLASMTGVSHTANRAIARQVSWRDHRTVADMGTAQGDLAVQVLLANPHLTGIGFDLPAAGPVFEEYARAHGLNERLTFAGGDFFTDDFPRADIFTFGHILHNWDLEKKKLLLKKAWQALPTGGAVVVYDSLIDDDRSENAFALLMSLTMRAVTDGGFGYTARECRDWMTEAGFGRTWSEHLAGPDSIVVGIKE, encoded by the coding sequence ATGACCCGACCCGTCCCCACTCCCGACCGCCTGCTGGAACTCGGCATGGGCTTCCAGGCGTCGAAGGCGCTGCTCAGCGCCATCGAACTCGGCGTCTTCACCGAACTCGCCAAGGGCCCGGCGGACGGCCCGGCCCTGCGCGAGCGGCTGGGCCTGCACCCCCGCGCGGCGGCGGACTTCTTCGACACGCTGGTGGCGCTGGGCCTGCTCCGGCGCGCCGAGGGGGTCTACCGCAACGCCGACGACGCCGATGCCTTCCTCGACCGCGACAAGCCGGCCTACGCCCACCTCGGCGGGCTGCTGGAGATGGCCAACTCGCGGCTGTACGGCATCTACCACCACCTGACCGACACCCTGCGCACCGGACTGCCGCACGACGAGTCCAGCGCCAGTGAGCTGGACACCTACGACGCCCTCTACGCCGACCCCGCGCGGCTGAAGCAGTTCCTCGCGTCCATGACCGGTGTCAGCCACACCGCCAACCGCGCCATCGCCCGGCAGGTGTCCTGGCGGGACCACCGGACCGTGGCCGACATGGGCACCGCCCAGGGCGACCTGGCGGTACAGGTCCTGCTGGCCAACCCGCACCTGACCGGCATCGGCTTCGACCTGCCGGCGGCCGGGCCGGTGTTCGAGGAGTACGCCCGGGCCCATGGCCTGAATGAGCGGCTGACGTTCGCCGGGGGCGACTTCTTCACCGATGATTTCCCCCGAGCCGATATCTTCACCTTCGGCCACATACTCCACAATTGGGACCTGGAGAAGAAGAAGCTGCTGCTCAAGAAGGCATGGCAGGCCCTGCCCACGGGTGGCGCGGTCGTCGTCTATGACTCGCTCATCGACGACGACCGGTCCGAGAACGCCTTCGCCCTGCTGATGAGCCTGACCATGCGCGCGGTCACCGACGGCGGCTTCGGCTACACCGCACGGGAATGCCGGGACTGGATGACCGAGGCGGGGTTCGGCCGCACCTGGAGCGAACACCTCGCCGGCCCCGACTCGATCGTGGTCGGCATCAAGGAATGA
- a CDS encoding acyl-CoA dehydrogenase family protein has protein sequence MHPVRESLPAAAEAVAELASGLAAQMEHERRLSPDVVKALTGAGFLRHFVPTAFGGNAGTFRELMRAVSTLGETCAATAWCASLFASSPRFVSFFPPEGRQEIWAGGPDAAVVCSVIPFGEAVGEPGGLRVSGRWPYMSGIEYADWVIVCAKELLARGGPRLTLVAVPRAQCRTEDTWRSVGMQATGSNTVVVEDVFVPAHRVGDRAALFAGRPADPDGPGTAGLAPLPAVNGLTFVVPALGAARGALALLTDHLGRKLHHVPVLPGVPGALDNQTTYETVLARSAAEIDAAQLLLERIADLADSGEPITPEQVARNARDSAFAVDTLAGTVNRIFRTAGTSGQAADGPLQRIWRDVNAIATHQALQTEPTARAYARSLFTPRSTP, from the coding sequence ATGCACCCAGTGCGCGAGTCACTGCCGGCGGCCGCCGAAGCCGTCGCCGAACTGGCCTCCGGGCTGGCCGCCCAGATGGAACACGAGCGCCGGCTCAGCCCCGACGTGGTCAAGGCCCTGACCGGGGCCGGCTTCCTGCGGCACTTCGTCCCCACCGCGTTCGGCGGGAACGCCGGCACGTTCCGGGAGCTGATGCGGGCCGTCAGCACGCTCGGCGAGACCTGCGCGGCGACCGCGTGGTGCGCCTCCCTGTTCGCCAGCTCCCCCCGGTTCGTGTCCTTCTTCCCGCCCGAGGGCCGGCAGGAGATCTGGGCCGGGGGGCCCGACGCCGCCGTCGTCTGCTCGGTCATCCCGTTCGGCGAGGCGGTCGGCGAGCCGGGCGGACTGCGGGTCTCCGGGCGCTGGCCGTACATGAGCGGCATCGAGTATGCCGACTGGGTCATCGTGTGTGCCAAGGAGCTGCTGGCCCGGGGCGGACCACGGCTGACCCTGGTGGCCGTCCCCCGCGCGCAGTGCCGGACCGAGGACACCTGGCGCAGCGTGGGCATGCAGGCCACCGGCAGCAACACCGTGGTCGTGGAGGACGTCTTCGTCCCCGCCCACCGGGTCGGCGACCGGGCGGCCCTGTTCGCCGGCCGGCCCGCGGACCCCGACGGGCCGGGGACCGCCGGGCTCGCCCCGCTGCCCGCCGTCAACGGCCTGACGTTCGTCGTCCCGGCCCTGGGCGCGGCCCGCGGCGCCCTCGCCCTGCTCACCGACCACCTCGGCCGCAAACTCCACCATGTCCCCGTCCTGCCCGGGGTGCCGGGGGCCCTGGACAACCAGACCACCTACGAGACCGTGCTCGCGCGCAGCGCCGCCGAGATCGACGCGGCCCAGCTGCTGCTGGAACGCATCGCGGACCTGGCCGACAGCGGCGAGCCGATCACACCGGAGCAGGTCGCCCGCAACGCGCGGGACAGCGCCTTCGCCGTCGACACGCTGGCCGGCACCGTGAACCGGATCTTCCGCACCGCCGGAACGAGCGGCCAGGCCGCCGACGGCCCCCTCCAGCGCATCTGGCGCGACGTCAACGCCATCGCCACCCACCAAGCCCTCCAGACCGAGCCGACGGCACGTGCCTACGCCCGGTCCCTGTTCACCCCGAGGAGCACGCCATGA